The sequence GGGGAACCCAGGTAATCGGCTTCATCAGTTGCAGTCGAATCCGCCAGATGGAGGTTTCTTGGTAGTCTGCCCCGCGCATGCCCAAAATTTGACGGGTTTGGGCGGTGCGGTTGTTGTTATTGTTGTCGGTTTGGGAAGTGTCTTCTGCAGAAGGTTGGTTTTGCGCTTCGGTGGGTTGGGATTCGGGAGAAGGCGTTGGTTGTCCAGACATAGGGAAGAATATCCGTAAGAACAGATGCTTGGCAGGAAAAACAGGAATTTGCTGAAAATTTTCAACTGGAAAGCCAGCTGGTTTCAGGGTTACTGGGCAAATGAAATGGTTAAATATTGGTTTTGAAATTTGGCACCGGTAACGGCTTTGTTACGCAGTTGTTGCGGTAAAAAGACATTGTGCCTTTGGTCGCCGGCTTCGATGGTCACTTCGGGACCGTATTGGGTGAGTTTGACTTGATTTTTATCAAAACTGGGCAAAAATAGGCGTACCTGACGTTGTTCGGTGTCGATGGTTATGGGGGTGGGGGCTTGTATTGCCTGCTGTTGCAGGTCGGGTAAGGCTTGCACCAACTCTTCCCAACTGTCTCCCTGGCGTTGGGGCAGGGCAGTTACCGGTAGGGGGTCAAACTGGCTGCTGGTGGCTGCCGGCACTTGGGTTTGTTGGTTGCACAAAACGCCGCCTACGGTCAAGCCTACTTGTTGGGAACTGCCCCACAAATACCGGGCGGTAGCGATCGCGGCTGGGTCGTTGTTGGTTACCAAAAAGCCGGCTACCCGCTTGGCATCGGTGATGGTGTTGCGCCCTTTTTCCAGCTGGTCGGTAATTTGGTTGAGGGGTTGGTCGATGCGATCGCTGTTGGACCAGTTCACATTCAACACGGCATTAGTCACCGGCTGTACGAAGGGAGAAAGGGCTTTCGCCAGGTCGGATTCGGCAATTACTTGACGGAACCGCCGCATGTACCAGCCCATAATTTCCGGCATGCCGATCGTGCGCAGGGTTTCTTGATTGCCGGGACCGTCAAAGACAATCAGGTCGTATTGACCGCTGGCATCGTATTCGCGCAGGGCATTTAAAATCAGGGCGTTTTCCATACCTGGCAGTACGGCGAGTTCTTGCCCGTATACGTCTTTAAAAAAGGGGGTTTTGACGTATTCGGCTTCCAACCGTTTTAATTCTTCCCAGGATTTTTCCAGAAGGGTGGTGCCTTGCAGCTTCACAGCTTGCAGGTTGGGGGCGATTTCGGTAGGTTTGTCAGAAACGGTAGTCCCCAACAGCAGGTGGAAGCTGGGATCGACGCTGCATAGCAAAACCCGTTGGTTTTGTTGGGCGTATTTTTTGGCGGTGGCAATGGCGATGGTGGTTCGACCCGTGCCGCCCTTGCCCAGAAATGTCAAAATCTGCGACATATTGCTTGTTCTGACCAAGTTTTTGGTGTACCAGTTGCTTGTTGCTTGGATGGGAATGGTGGCAGCGTAGTTGGCGTACCGGGGTCAGGGGAACCGCCATGGCAAACCAACTACGAAAACAACCATTCCTATTCGATGCCGGTCAGCAATGGCTACCGACGGTGCGACAAACGGTTATTCGGCTGGTTCTAGTTCGTCTTCAAAAAACCAAGTGGCAAAACCATTGTCGAATTTAACGACGCAGCCGACGCCGCTACCGTCTACCATTTTGTAGTCGGCAACGGTACCGACGGGGTTTTTCTTTATTTGATTGACCGTTTTGGCAGATACGCGATCGCGAATCCGACGTACTTTGACTTTTTGACCGATTTCCATTGCCATTACAATCTACAAGACCAACCCAAAGTTTATCAGTCTAAACGACGCTTCACATATCCTTACATGGTATCTTGGTGCGGATGCCGGTTGACAAGGGGCATTGGAGTTTCCCTTGCGAGGTAAGGATATTCCCGATGGATTAAACGTACTATACCTAGCTTGAGGGATTTTATGCTAGCCAAACGAATTTTGCCCTGTTTGGATGTCAATGCTGGTCGCGTGGTCAAGGGCGTGAATTTTGTCAATTTGCGCGATGCTGGCGACCCGGTGGAACTCGCCCAGGTGTATAACGATGCGGGTGCTGATGAATTGGTGTTTTTGGATATTACCGCCACCCACGAAGACCGCGATATTATCCTGGATGTGGTCTACCGCACCGCCGAAAATGTGTTCATTCCTTTGACGGTAGGTGGTGGGGTGCAATCCTTAGAAACAGTTAAAAATTTGTTAAGAGCTGGTGCCGATAAAGTTAGCGTTAACTCGGCAGCGGTACGCCAACCGGATTTTGTCGATCGCGCCAGCGATCGCTTTGGCAAACAGTGTATTGTAGTAGCTATTGACGCGCGTCGGGGCAGCGATTCTGCTTCTGGTTGGCAAGTATACGTACGTGGCGGTCGAGAAAATACCGGTCGCGATGCCATTGAATGGGCAAAAGAAGTGGAAGCCCGAGGTGCCGGCGAACTCCTGGTTACCAGCATGGATGCCGATGGCACCCAAAACGGCTACGATTTGGAACTAACGCGTACGATTTCCGAAGCCGTAGAAATCCCCGTTATTGCCTCTGGAGGTGCCGGTAACTGCCAGCATATCTACGAAGCCCTCACCGAAGGCAAAGCCGAAGCTGCCCTATTGGCCTCTTTGTTACACTACAGGCAGCTAACCATCGAACAAATCAAAGACTTTTTATCTGAAGGACAGGTTCCGGTACGGCAGCACATCGATAAATTGTAAAGTCTGGGAGCGTGGGAGCGTACCGAGCGTGGGAGCGTGGGAGCGTGGGAGCTTGGGAGCTTGGGAAATATAATGGTTGTTTTCTCCGATGCCCCGACGCTCCGATGCCCCGATGCTCCGATGCCCCGATCTCCGACGCCCCGACGCCCGAACCAAACGCCAAAACCCCCATAAAATCAGGATTTTTGGCGGAATATGAGTTTCTTAAATTCTTATAAAAAAACGTGCGATCGCTACTGGAAAATGTTAAGCTATGTAAAAAGGAAAAATTAATTTATGCAAAATTATGATAATTATCCTATTTTTCGTCGTTGCGTTGGTTGCCTGGTCGCTGCATTTAATGCAAGAAGCGGTCAAGCATCGGGAATTTTCCCTGATGTTGGCTGGGACTTTGGTAGCAGCATCTGCGGCCGCCATGATGCTGGTTTACTTTCTCATGCATGGGTACATGGGATATGTTTCCCAAATGAATCAAAATCCCTACTGGCTACCGGACGAGTCCACCGAAGAATCTGCCAGTCCTTCGGTATGGTACTCCGATAGTTCGCAAAATCGTTGGGAGGCCCGCCAATATTTTTATACCGAGCCTGCCAACCAAAGCCAATAAATCCTGCAGTCCCCCCATGCAGGCTTTTTTATCCTTAATTTTTTTTTCTTTCCAATTTTTTTTTGAGAAAATACTTGACAGAATCGGTAGCGATAGGTCATCATAATAAAGCGTCGTTAAAAAGGCAGTTCCAACAAACGCCAAGAACGAATACGGCACCTGGGGCTATAGCTCAGCTGGTAGAGCACCTCAATGGCATTGAGGGGGTCAGCGGTTCGAGTCCGCTTAGCTCCATTTTTTCTCCTCGCTGCTAGGCGCGGTGAGATAGTAAGCCCAAAAGCTCTTCATCGGTTAAATTGCGTTTTAACTGGGTAGAGAGTTGTCGTGTAACCAAAAGCAGCGATCGCATTTGTTCCGGTTCTAAAACGATACCGTATTGGGATAGTTTGTGGGAGAGAATTCCCCGACCGGAATGTTTGCCAACTTGCATTTGTCTTTGCATCCCCACCTGTTCCGGAGAAAACGGTTCGTAAGTTTGGGGATTTTTTAAAACGCCAGCGGTGTGAATTCCCGACTCGTGGGCAAATGCATTTTTTCCCACCACTGCCTTCCAACGAGGCAACCCTTCCCCCGATGCCTGTTGTACCAACTGCGAAAGGGAAAATAACTGCCGCGTGTCTATAGACAAGTCTACACCATTGATTTGCTTTAAAACCATCACCACTTCTTCTAAGGGGGCATTGCCAGCGCGTTCCCCCAAACCATTCACTGTGGTATTGACAGAAGTAGCGCCAGCGCGGATGCCAGCAATGGCGTTAGCAGTAGCCATTCCCAAATCGTCGTGGGTGTGCATTTCAATGGGAATATTAACCGATTGAACCAGTTTGCGAATGCGATCGCAAGTGGAAAACGGGTCCAAAATTCCGACAGTATCGCAGAAACGAAAGCGGGAAGCGCCCCAATTCTGGGATTTTTGCGCAATTTCCACGAGAAACGCTTCCTCAGCGCGGGAACTGTCTTCGCCACCAACGGATACCCACAATCCCCGCTTTACCGACCAAGCAATGGTTCGTTGCAAATACTGCAAAACCAACGCGCGGCTACCTTGAAATTTAACACCAATTTGAATATCGGAGACGGGAATAGAGATGTGAACCCGTTGCAAACCACATTCGGCGGAAGCGGCAACATCTTCTATCCGCGCGCGGTTCCATGCCAATAAACGGCTTTTTAAACCCAAATTGGCGATTTGGCGGATGGTTTGCCGTTCTGCTTCTCCCATAGCGGGGATACCCACTTCAATTTCTGGTATTCCCATTTTGGCTAATTTTTGCGCGATCGCCATTTTCTCCGCCGGTGTAAAGGCAACACCAGCAGCTTGTTCGCCATCGCGTAGCGTTGTGTCGTTAATGTTGATTGCTGCGTTCATTGGGAGACTTCCTACAAGGGAACCGATGTTTGTTCGTTTCAGTTGCTACTAAAATTTTTTCTATTTTCTTTTTAAGCAAAATGCTATCTTTGATACAATCTCTGAAGAAATTTGCCCCAATTGTATAAACCTTAGGATTTTTTTCCAATTCCCTTAAGAAGAGCTTCATATTTTCTCGATAAACCAACCTTTTTTGCTAAAATATAAAAAAAATAAAAAAACGTTCAAAGAAAACAATATCGATCGGGGAACGGGTGGCAAAAGGAAAAGCTATATGGAATTACAAGCCTCTACACACAAGGCTTCTGCGATTTAGCAAAACACAATACAAGCACTTTGAGTACCACGTAAGTACTCATTCACAAACCCTGTAAAAACGCTGAATTTCCCAACACGATAGGAACAAAAACTGAGTACTGTTTTCCCGAATCTTGTTCCCTTTTCACCCGAACCACCTACAGAAAAACCCGGACCATTACCCGTTAAAAAAGTTGAAATTTCTTCAAACGCCCACCCTGCGGTCTTCCGTCAAAGTTGAGTACAGAGGTAATTATTATTAATTATTCAATCACTACCCCTGCGAGTTGGCAACCACTAGGCATTTGATACAAGTTTCAGAACAAGGCAGAACGAGTTCTCCTGCCGACAATTTCCCAGATCCCCTCCGGAGGGTAGAAGTTACACGCAATTCGCTATTCAAGTACCGCGAACCTACGTAGGGGAAACTAGGGAAATTGACATCCAAACACAATCCGCATAAACCACAATTTCCGAACATTGGAATTCGTAGCAGAGTAGGCAGATTGGCAGATTTGGTATCGGCAGCAATCGCAGTCTGGCAATTGCCCAGAACTCAGGCAATAGGGGGAACAGAACCACGATTTGTCGCTTTTTGAGGAAATACCATGACTTCCACCACACCCAGCCAAACCCCGCAGCCAGCAGCCGCTTCCACAGACATGCCAGTTATACGAGTAGCGGTTGCCAGCAAAGACGACCAACTGGTGAACCAACATTTTGGTCATGCCAAGGAATTTTTGATTTACGAAGTACAGGGTTCGGTCGCCACCCTGCTGGAAAAACGTTCTATCGAACAGTATTGCCACGGCAAAGACGATACGCCGGGAGATTTGCAAGCTATTTTGGACACGTTAGAAGATTGTAGCGCGGTTTTGGTTTCGCGTATCGGTCACGGTCCCGACGACCGTTTGCGAGATGCCGGTATCGAACCAGTACAGGTATACGACGTTATCGAAACGGCGGTGTTGGACTTTTACGCGCAATACTGTCAAGAAATAAGTTAGGAAAGAGGGGAAGAGGGGTTGGTATCAGGTATGAATACTCCCATGCCCCTCATACCAGCGATTTGCCGTTCAAAAACAGGAATTTTCTATGACGCCACCAGTTATTTATCTCGACAACAATGCGACTACGAAGGTTGCTGATGAAGTTCTAGAAACCATGATGCCTTATTTTTGCCAGCAATATGGCAATGCGTCGAGTATGCATACCTTTGGTGGTCGCTTGGAGAAGCAAATCAAAACAGCGAGGGAACAGGTGGCAGCTTTGATAAATGCCGACCCCAGCGAAATTGTCTTTACCAGTTGCGGTACGGAAGGGGATAATACGGCAATTCGGTCTGCTTTGGCTGCCAATCCCGAGAAAAAACATATTGTGACCACGCAAGTAGAACATCCGGCGGTGTTACAGCTGTGTCGCCGTCTGGAAAAGCAGGGATACGAGGTGACGTATCTTTCGGTAGACCGCAAGGGGCAGTTAAATTTAGATGAGCTGAGAGCTTCTTTGCGAGACGATACGGCTGTGGTTTCGGTGATGTGTGCCAATAACGAAACTGGGAATTTGTTTCCGGTGGAACGGATTGGTGAGTTTGTAAAGGCAAAGGGAATTTTGTTTCATGTGGATGCCGTCCAGGCGGTGGGGAAATTTCCTTTGGATATGCAAAACAGTACGATTGATTTTCTGGTTTTATCGGGACACAAAGTTCACGCTGGCAAGGGAATTGGGGTACTGTACGTCCGCAAGGGGGTTCGCTTCCATCCGCTGCTGGTTGGCGGTCACCAGGAACGGGGAAGGCGCGGCGGTACGGAAAATGTGGCTGCGATCGCTGGTTTGGGAAAAGCGGCGGAACTCACCCGTTTGGGTATGAATGACGATATTGCCCATATGAAGCAGTTGCGCGATCGCTTGGAACAGGGAATTCTTAGCCAAATTTCTAATTGCGAACTCAACGGCCATCCCACGCGGCGGCTTCCCAATACGACGAATATTGGCTTTCAGCATATTGAAGGGGAGGCGATTCTGCTTTCTTTGGACCGCTACGGGATTTGCGCGTCGTCGGGTTCGGCTTGTACGTCGGGGTCGTTGGAACCTTCCCACGTTCTCAAGGCGATGGGGGTTCCCTATACGCTGCTACATGGGTCGATTCGGTTTAGTTTGTCGCGGTATACCACGGCGGCTGAGGTGGAACGGGTTTTGCAGGTGATGCCGCAGGTGGTGGACTGGTTGCGGTCGATTTCTCCGTTTAGCCAGCCGGCTTCGGTGGGATAAGCGATCTTTTTGAAGTTTTGCAGGTAGCCAGTAGATTTTTGGGAGAAGACAATGTGGGATTATACGGATAAGGTAATGGATTTGTTTCACCATCCCCACAATATGGGTGCGATCGCGCATTCGGAATGTACGGAGGCAGAGGCAGTGGCGGTGGGGGAAATTGGCAGCATTGTCTGTGGGGATGCGTTGCGGTTGCATTTGCGGATTGACAAGGCAAGCGATCGTATTGTGGATGCTAGGTTCCAGACGTTTGGCTGCGCCAGCGCGATCGCTTCTTCGTCGGCGCTGACGGATTTGGTTAAAGGGATGACTTTGGATGAGGCAATGGCAGTTACAAATAAGAATATTGCCGAATTTCTTGGGGGATTGCCCCAGGAAAAAATGCACTGTTCGGTGATGGGAAAGGAAGCTTTGGATGCTGCTATTGCCAATTATCGGGGAATTTCCCTACATCCGGAAGCGGAAGATGAAAGTCCTTTGGTTTGCAAGTGTTTTGCAGTGACCGCTGGTAAGATTAAACGGCTGATTCGCGAGAACGAACTAACCACAGCAGCGCAGGTGACGAACTATATTAAAGCCGGTGGCGGTTGCGGTACTTGTCTGACGGAAATTGATGAGTTGCTTTGGGACGTTTATCAGGAAAAAATGGGAGAATTGCCGGAAAATTCTCTAGCAGAGAAGGAAACTTCTCCGGTTTCCCAAAAGCAAGCATCCCGTTTGACGATGGTGGAGAAAATTAATTTAATCCAAGAGGTTTTGGCGGCAGACATTCGACCGATTTTAGAAGCCGATGGCGGCGATGTTTGCCTCTACGAAGTGGCGGGAAATTTGGTACAGGTAAATCTACAAGGCGCTTGCTGCGGTTGTCCCAGTTCTACGGCTACTTTAAAACAGTTGATTGAAGATAAATTACGCCAGTCGGTGTCTGAAGATTTGGTGGTGGAAGCAGTTCGCTAGTTGTATGTTTTCAATTATTTTTGTTTTTTAGTACAATCTCCTTAAATCTAGCGCGATCGCATCTTCGGATGCGATTTTTTTTGATAAAGTAGTTTTATTTTTTCTTTAGAAAGTATCTACCATTTCGTTATATATTTTACTTTTATTCTGGCAAATATTTTTTAGTATAAAAATAGAAAGACACGTACCTTTCCACCGTGTCAAAACAAACAGCCAAACATACATTCCAGCTAGGAGGTTCTAATGCAAACTGTAGAAACGACTACCAACACACCCCAAGATAAAGAAATTCGCATTTCGCAACCAGCTTTGCAACGCATGAAAGAACTGCGCCATCAAATTGAGGGTGATGTCTGCCTGCGAATCGGTGTTCGTCAGGGTGGATGTTCTGGATTGACCTATGTTATGAACTTTGACGATATTCACCACCACCTTCCTGGCGACAAAATGTTTGATTTTGATGGCTTGAAAGTGGTTTGCGACCCCAAAAGCTTGGAATGTGTTGAGGGGTTAATTATTGATTTCAACCATTCGGTTTTGGGAATTGGTGGCGAATTCCAATTCATGAATCCCAGCGCCGAAGCTACTTGCTGTTGTGGTCAATCTTTTGCTACTGAAGTCGCTTCTTAAAAATACAGTCTATAAAACCAATAATTGGATTCCGGCAACACTCTCCCTAGGATTCTAGGGGGATTTTTTATGGAGAAAGCTTCTGGTAACTTAATTGTAGGGTGGGCAGGGCACACCCTACTAAATAAAATGTAAATTAATGTAAACATATTTTTTCTAATTTAACAAAAAAAAGATGGGATTTTGTATCTACAAATACTTTTCTGACTGGGAGAATCGTTAATAATAAAAATCAGCAGAGGAGAGAAAGTTTTAACCCAGAAAACTGAACGGCTACCTCTACAGAAATTTTCACCAATACTTCCAACAGATATTTGCAGAAAATTATAGAAAGCAATCCTTCGTTGGAGTTTTCAAAATACAGAATTGCCAATTTTTGGAGGCGACATTATGCGTAAAATCGCAATTTACGGAAAAGGCGGTATCGGGAAATCTACCACTACCCAAAATACCGTAGCCGGATTGGTCGAAATGGGTCGTAAAGTCATGATTGTTGGCTGCGACCCGAAAGCAGACTCCACCCGCTTGCTTTTGGGTGGTATGGCACAAACAAGCGTTCTCGACACCTTACGGGAAGAAGGCGAAGAAGTAGAACTTGAAGATATCCGCAAATCCGGATACGGCAACACCCTTTGCGTGGAATCCGGCGGACCAGAACCAGGCGTTGGCTGTGCGGGTCGTGGCATTATCACCTCCATCAGCATGTTGGAACAGCTAGGTGCTTACGACGAAAGCGAACATCTCGAATATGCCTTTTACGACGTACTGGGTGACGTAGTTTGCGGCGGTTTTGCCATGCCGATTCGGGAAGGCAAAGCGCAAGAAATTTATATTGTTACCTCTGGTGAGATGATGGCAATGTATGCTGCCAACAACATCTGCCGTGGTATTCGCAAGTATGCCGAATCCGGTGGGGTTCGCCTCGGCGGGTTAATATGCAACTCCCGTAAGGTAGACCGCGAGTCTGACCTCATTGAAGCCTTGGCAGAAAAATTGGGAACCAAAATGATTTATTTCATGCCGCGCGACAATGTGGTCCAACGTGCAGAACTCAACCGCAAGACCGTGATTGAGTTTGAACCAGACTGCGAACAGGCAGACCACTATCGCAGCCTTGCCAAGGCGATTGATGAAAATACCGACCAAACCATTCCCACGCCGATGAATAACGATGAGTTGGAACAACTGCTGGTTAAATTTGGTTTGCTCGGATAAGTGGTTGTTGAAGTAGGCAGCGCCTTGGTTATCTGTAATTTCCAATTTACCCACTCAGATGACCAGCGTTGCCATAATTTTCTTGAATGAATCGGATTTTTGGATTGATAGGAGGCAACTCCCATGAGCATTATGGTTCGTGCCATCATTCGGCCGGAGAAGACACCCGATGTTTTGCAAGCATTGCTCGATGCTGGTTATCCAGCGGTAACCAAAGTAGATGTATACGGTCGGGGAAAACAACGCGGTTTGAAGATTGGTAACGTTATCTACGACGAACTGCCCAAAGAATTGTTGATGGTGGTGGTTCCGGAAGCAGATAAAGAAGCTGTGGTCAGTACCATTTTAGAAAATGCGCGCACGGGAACGGAAGGCGCGTATGGCGACGGTAAGATTTTTATCTCCCCTGTAGAGGAAATCTATACCGTCAGCACCGGACAGCAAGAAGAAGCATCGGTTCCAACTACCAATTTCGCCACAGTTTAATGACTTACCTCGAATAAAAGAACAATTAGAACCGGCTATCAGCTTGTACTGGGTTTCCAGTAGAAAGAAATGGAGGGATGCTTGTGGGTAATTGAGCCAATTCTTTCGATATTTTCAAGCTGGTAGCACCCCCCACATCACAGGAGGTGGCTTTCATGAAAGAAATTCTAGCTATTATTCGCATGAACAAAATCCAAGCAACCAAAGAAGCTTTGGTCAATGCAGGGTTTCCCGGTTTCAATGCGGTGAAAGTAGCAGGACGAGGACAGCAAGCCTTGGATGCAGAAGTTATTCAAGCTTTGAACAATCATCCCGAAGACACCAATGAAGTTTTGCCGTTACTGGCACACTGTCCGCGTTTGATTCCCAAGCGTTTGGTGAGTCTGGTGGTTCCCGACGAACAGGTATCCCGCGCGGTGGATACGTTAATCCAAGCCAATCAAACCGGCAATTCTGGCGATGGCAAAATCTTTGTTTTACCAGTGTTCGACAGCGTCCGCGTACGAACTGGAGAAGTAGGACGGGTCGCTGTTGATGAGATGACTGGCTAGTTGAGATCGTTTGAGAACAGGAGTTTGTTATGACCGAACCGAATCAAAATAACCCGCAATGGGAAACCGATACGGATACCTTCCAGGCAACAGAGACATTGATGCGTTCCCAGTCTCCCATTGACGAAACCACCACCCAGGAAACGGTTGAGGAAATTATTTCCGCCTATCCTAAAAAAGTTGCCAAAAAGCGCAGCAAGCATATTGTGGTTCGCGACCCAGCGCAGCCAGAACAGGAAATTAACGCCAACGTACGTACAACCCCAGGCATTATCACCCAACGCGGATGTTCCTTTGCGGGATGTAAAGGGGTGGTTGTGGGACCGTTTGGCGATGTCGTTCACATCGTTCACGGACCGGTTGGCTGTTCTTACTATTCCTGGATGACCCGCCGCAATCAGTTCAAAACCCGGGAAGATGGGGAGAACTTCATACACTATTGCTTCACCACGGATATGAACGAACACGACCTGGTGTTTGGTGGCATGAATAAGCTGAGGAAGGCAATTCAGGAAGCCTACGACCTGTTCCATCCCAGAGCAATTACCGTTCACGCTACCTGTCCGGTGGGTCTGATTGGTGACGATATCCAAGGCGTTGCCAGGGAAATGGCTGAGAAGTTAAATACGAATATAAGTGCCTTTAACTGCGAAGGGTACAAGGGGGTCAGCCAGTCGGCAGGACACCACATCGCCAACAATGAGTTTTTCAAAAAATGGATCGGTCAGGATACGGAAACGGAGTCTATTGAAGGCTATACGGTGAATATCCTGGGTGAGTACAACATCGGCGGCGATGCTTGGGAAATCGAGCGGGTGTTGAACAAATGCGGCATTCAAGTTATTGCGACGTTTAGTGGCGATGGTTCCTACGATGAAGCTACCAAAGCGCATTTGGCGCAGGCAAACTTGGTTATGTGCCATCGTTCCATTAACTACATGGCAAATATGATGGAAACCAAGTATGGAACCCCTTGGTTGAAGGTGAACTTTATTGGCATTCATGCCTTTGCCAAGAGTTTGCGCAAGTTGGCTCGTTTCTTTGACGACCCAGAACTGACGCAACGTATTGAAGAGGTGATTGAAGAAGAATTAGCGATCGCTGAAACCCAAATAGCAGAATACCGCCAACGCCTGGAAGGAAAAACTGTATTCCTCTTTGTCGGTGGTTCCCGCGCCCACCACTACCAAGACCTATTTGCCGATTTGGGTATGAAAACCATCGTCGCCGGTTACGAATTTGCTCACCGGGATGACTATGAAGGTCGCCAGGCACTGCCGAAAATTAAGGTCGATGCTGACAGCCGCAATATTGAAGAGTTGGAGGTCAAACCCGACCCAGAAAACTATCAACCTCCAAAATCCGAAGAAGAATTGGAAAAACTGCGCCAGGAAAAAGTCGTTGGCGAATACACAGGGATGATGCCAGACATGGGAGAAGGCACCCTGTTGGTAGACAACATTTCTCACCACGAACTGGATACTCTCATCAAA comes from Geitlerinema sp. PCC 9228 and encodes:
- the nifD gene encoding nitrogenase molybdenum-iron protein alpha chain; the protein is MRSQSPIDETTTQETVEEIISAYPKKVAKKRSKHIVVRDPAQPEQEINANVRTTPGIITQRGCSFAGCKGVVVGPFGDVVHIVHGPVGCSYYSWMTRRNQFKTREDGENFIHYCFTTDMNEHDLVFGGMNKLRKAIQEAYDLFHPRAITVHATCPVGLIGDDIQGVAREMAEKLNTNISAFNCEGYKGVSQSAGHHIANNEFFKKWIGQDTETESIEGYTVNILGEYNIGGDAWEIERVLNKCGIQVIATFSGDGSYDEATKAHLAQANLVMCHRSINYMANMMETKYGTPWLKVNFIGIHAFAKSLRKLARFFDDPELTQRIEEVIEEELAIAETQIAEYRQRLEGKTVFLFVGGSRAHHYQDLFADLGMKTIVAGYEFAHRDDYEGRQALPKIKVDADSRNIEELEVKPDPENYQPPKSEEELEKLRQEKVVGEYTGMMPDMGEGTLLVDNISHHELDTLIKRFQPDLIGSGIKDKYIIEKFGIPSKQLHNYDYGGPYAGFWGAVNFAKDVDSRVNSPTWQYVKAPWQQAS